Genomic DNA from Aquisalimonas asiatica:
GCTGGTGGGGTCCCACCTGGACAGCCAGCCCAACGGCGGTCGTTTCGACGGCGCCTACGGCGTCGTCGCGGGCGCGGCGGTGTGCATGAGCCTGAAGGAGGCGGTGGATGCCGGGGAGAGTGCGCCACCTCTCAACCTGGCGGTGGTGAACTGGACCAACGAGGAAGGCGCGCGTTTCCGGCCCAGCCTCACCGGGAGTTCGGTGTTCACGGGCAAGCTCGCCCTGGCGGATGCGCTGGCGCTCGTGGATGACGCCGGCATCAGCCTCGGCGAGGCGCTGGAAGCGATCGGGTACCGCGGCCGGGATCAGGGCCCCACGCCGGCCGGGTGCGTGGAACTGCACAACGAGATCGGGCGCGTCCTCGAGGACGCGGACGCCGACATCGGTGTCGTCACCCGCAACTGGGGGGCCAACAAGTATGAGCTCGTCTTCCATGGCGAGCAGGCGCACACCGGTCCCACCCCGATGGCCGAGCGGAAGGACGCGCTGGTGGCCGCTTCGATGATGATCGTCGAGGCGCGCCGGCTTGCGGATGGCTACGCCGACGATCAGCTGCGCACCTCGGTCGGGCGCGCGGTAATCGAACCCAATTCGGCCAACGTGGTGCCGTCCCGGGTCACCCTCTCTCTGGAGATCCGCTCCCCGGATCGCGCCATCCTCGACAGCCTGGACGACGCGGTTCGCGAGATCTGGGCGCAGATCCAGCGCGACACGCAGTGCGCCGTCGAGGTCGCCGCCGAGTCCCGGCGCGAGGCGCTGCCGTTCTGGCCCGCCGGTGCCGACCGGGCCGAGGCCATCGCCACGGATCTCGGCTACACCACCCGCCGGCTCGACACCGTCGCCGGCCACGACGTTGTGGCGATGATGGCAATGGTCCCCGGCGTGCTTCTGAACGTCCCGAGCTATCACGGAATCGGTCACAACGAAGACGAGTACACGTCACCGGAGCAGCTCACGCGCGGGGTTGAAGTCCTGAACGCGCTGGTCTGGGACCTGCTTCACAACGACCCTCGCGGCGCCCGCGAGTAAACCCCGGATCCGATTACCAGGGAGTGCATGACCATGCGCCATATTGGAGAAGCGACGAGCGAGACCGAGCGTTTCGTTGAGCACGCCATCGGGCAACTGCCCGACGTGGGGCCGGTGGCTGATCGCTACGAGATCGTGACCGTACCGGCCGCGTCGCCGGTGCGCCGCGCGGTGGACGCCGTGGGCGCCCTAGTGCAGTCGGCCGATGGCGACCAGTGGTTCGTCAAGGCCTACTACCCGGACATCCTCGCGATCCAGGATCTGCAGCCGGTTGCTGACGCCAGTGCCAAGGCCGGTGAC
This window encodes:
- a CDS encoding Zn-dependent hydrolase — its product is MSSTSETPRVDTARFHAMFDALSQYGATARGGLHRLTGSPEDGQVRDRFCAMLRLAGMEVRVDPVGNIFGLCEWTPGADFLLVGSHLDSQPNGGRFDGAYGVVAGAAVCMSLKEAVDAGESAPPLNLAVVNWTNEEGARFRPSLTGSSVFTGKLALADALALVDDAGISLGEALEAIGYRGRDQGPTPAGCVELHNEIGRVLEDADADIGVVTRNWGANKYELVFHGEQAHTGPTPMAERKDALVAASMMIVEARRLADGYADDQLRTSVGRAVIEPNSANVVPSRVTLSLEIRSPDRAILDSLDDAVREIWAQIQRDTQCAVEVAAESRREALPFWPAGADRAEAIATDLGYTTRRLDTVAGHDVVAMMAMVPGVLLNVPSYHGIGHNEDEYTSPEQLTRGVEVLNALVWDLLHNDPRGARE